In the genome of Gloeotrichia echinulata CP02, one region contains:
- a CDS encoding BolA family transcriptional regulator, with translation MISPQKVEEMIKAELPDAQVQVKDLTGGGDHYQVTVVSSQFGGKGLVQQHQLVYDAVREAMSTEAIHALAVKTYTPEAWQATAASSS, from the coding sequence ATGATTAGTCCCCAGAAGGTTGAGGAAATGATCAAAGCGGAACTGCCAGACGCCCAGGTTCAGGTAAAAGACTTGACTGGTGGCGGTGACCACTATCAGGTGACAGTAGTTTCATCGCAGTTTGGCGGTAAGGGACTGGTGCAACAACACCAGTTAGTTTATGATGCGGTCCGCGAAGCTATGTCAACTGAAGCCATTCATGCCTTGGCAGTAAAAACCTATACTCCTGAAGCATGGCAGGCAACAGCCGCTTCGTCAAGTTAA
- a CDS encoding IS200/IS605 family accessory protein TnpB-related protein has protein sequence MLPILDKVAIPLPHLKNNAINKAVRFIINQCLSDRVGNIVIGWNIGQKQNSSMGKRNNQNFVVIPTSRLIDRLKQLCPEYGITLTITEEAYTSLASFLDCDSLPKYGEKPEGWKASGTRTTRGQYKSHDGSIINADCNGSANIMRKVATQLGLNLAEVGRASLTVPQRIDLFTRLDKSYRKRCGVRLIAAVATSV, from the coding sequence ATGCTCCCTATCCTAGACAAGGTAGCAATTCCTCTTCCTCATCTCAAAAATAATGCTATTAACAAAGCAGTGCGATTCATTATTAATCAATGCCTCAGTGACCGAGTAGGTAACATTGTAATTGGTTGGAATATTGGACAGAAACAAAATTCCAGCATGGGAAAAAGAAATAATCAGAATTTTGTAGTTATCCCAACCAGTCGATTAATAGACAGGCTAAAACAACTATGCCCAGAGTACGGAATTACTTTAACAATAACTGAGGAGGCGTATACTTCTTTGGCATCATTCCTTGATTGCGACTCCCTACCCAAATATGGCGAAAAGCCTGAAGGGTGGAAAGCAAGTGGAACCCGTACAACTAGGGGACAGTACAAAAGTCATGATGGCTCCATTATTAATGCCGATTGCAATGGAAGTGCTAACATCATGAGAAAAGTAGCCACACAGCTAGGATTAAACCTAGCCGAGGTGGGTAGGGCATCTTTGACAGTGCCACAACGAATTGATTTGTTTACGAGATTAGATAAATCATATCGCAAACGTTGCGGAGTGCGGCTTATAGCCGCCGTAGCAACATCAGTTTAG
- a CDS encoding S8 family serine peptidase — translation MNDPLNSSNFANPGIPANSQGLILQRGGQELILEKALDCFTVSPVTNVSSQQLSQVSWAIWRRSIPQAQLEVFTIAPNLLDEGMSQARAAENVAFASHVYKIKDNPGTFVYLSNQITIQFAPGVDAGRINAIISALNLVQDKPVLGLSNTFVFLVSKQATENPLKITNQLQGLPEVLIAEPNILVQQEPHYKPRDPLYAQQWYLNHNGGKLLGVGSHISVEKAWDITRGVRSVVVAIVDDSFDLNHPDFQGRGKVVAPRDLKQNDFLPLPAEEETSHGTACAGIAIAEENGAGIVGVAPGCALMPIRTTGFLDDQSIEDIFNWAIAKGASVISCSWGASAVYFPLSLRQRAAITRAATQGRNGKGCVIVFASGNANRPIDGTVLERNWPKNLLAGNTEWLSGFPVHPDVIAVAASTSLNKKAAYSNWGVNISVCAPSNNAPPGMWFQDTGFMETQPAIATSLAGLGILTTDQMGAAGYDPGNFTNNFGGTSSATPVVAGVAALVLSANPDLTAQQVKRILQDSADKIVDPNPDSQLGLRQGTYNKNGHSQWFGYGKVNAANAVLLAQQMRPLAASGTKQIRGENKNLLAIPDNDTKGIKSAIVIADASPVQDIQVTVNITHNFLGDLEIYLIAPNNQSVLLQNRTLGRRTDLRTTYTVRSHPGLRQLLSLPAKGRWQLWVIDYALQDIGKLNSWALNLGTY, via the coding sequence ATGAATGATCCCCTAAATTCATCTAATTTTGCTAATCCGGGTATACCAGCCAACAGTCAGGGGCTGATTTTACAACGCGGTGGTCAAGAACTGATTTTAGAAAAAGCTTTAGATTGCTTCACCGTCAGCCCTGTGACAAATGTATCTTCCCAACAATTATCTCAGGTTAGTTGGGCTATTTGGCGTCGCAGTATTCCCCAAGCACAGCTAGAAGTTTTCACGATTGCACCCAACCTGTTAGACGAGGGGATGTCCCAAGCACGGGCTGCGGAAAATGTTGCCTTTGCCAGTCATGTTTACAAAATTAAAGATAATCCTGGGACTTTTGTTTATCTCAGTAACCAAATCACAATTCAATTTGCCCCTGGGGTTGATGCTGGTAGGATTAATGCTATAATATCGGCTTTAAACTTAGTCCAAGACAAACCAGTCCTGGGTTTGTCTAACACTTTCGTGTTTCTTGTGAGTAAGCAAGCAACCGAAAATCCCCTGAAAATTACCAACCAGCTGCAAGGACTCCCAGAGGTTTTAATAGCTGAACCTAACATCCTCGTGCAACAGGAGCCGCATTACAAACCCCGTGACCCTCTTTATGCCCAGCAATGGTATCTTAACCACAATGGTGGTAAACTGTTGGGTGTGGGTTCTCATATTTCTGTAGAAAAAGCTTGGGATATCACTCGCGGTGTCCGTTCGGTGGTTGTGGCTATAGTCGATGATTCCTTTGATTTGAACCACCCAGATTTTCAAGGTCGGGGAAAAGTTGTCGCCCCCAGAGATTTGAAGCAAAATGACTTTTTACCCTTGCCGGCTGAAGAGGAAACTAGTCACGGTACAGCTTGTGCAGGAATAGCCATTGCTGAAGAAAATGGTGCGGGAATTGTCGGGGTTGCTCCTGGTTGCGCGTTAATGCCAATTCGTACCACTGGGTTTTTGGATGATCAATCAATTGAGGACATATTTAACTGGGCGATCGCCAAGGGAGCTAGTGTTATTTCTTGCAGCTGGGGAGCATCGGCTGTTTATTTCCCCCTGTCTTTGCGCCAACGCGCTGCTATTACCCGTGCTGCTACCCAAGGACGCAATGGTAAAGGTTGTGTGATTGTGTTTGCCTCCGGGAACGCCAACCGCCCCATTGACGGTACTGTGTTGGAGCGGAATTGGCCGAAAAACCTGTTAGCTGGTAATACAGAGTGGCTCAGTGGTTTTCCGGTACATCCAGATGTAATTGCCGTGGCTGCTTCCACTAGTTTAAATAAGAAAGCTGCTTACAGTAATTGGGGAGTGAATATTTCAGTTTGTGCCCCTAGTAACAATGCACCACCAGGTATGTGGTTTCAAGATACCGGTTTTATGGAAACCCAACCGGCGATCGCTACTTCCCTCGCTGGATTGGGAATATTAACTACCGACCAAATGGGTGCAGCAGGCTACGATCCAGGCAACTTTACGAATAACTTTGGTGGTACTTCTAGTGCAACTCCTGTAGTTGCGGGAGTTGCTGCACTAGTTTTGTCAGCAAATCCTGACCTAACTGCCCAACAGGTCAAACGGATTCTCCAAGACAGCGCGGATAAAATTGTAGACCCGAATCCTGACTCCCAACTGGGTTTGCGTCAAGGTACTTACAATAAAAATGGCCATTCCCAATGGTTTGGTTATGGCAAAGTCAATGCAGCTAATGCAGTGTTATTAGCACAACAGATGAGGCCACTTGCTGCAAGTGGCACAAAGCAAATCAGAGGAGAAAATAAAAACCTCTTAGCAATTCCCGATAATGACACAAAAGGAATCAAGAGTGCGATTGTGATTGCTGATGCAAGTCCAGTCCAAGATATTCAGGTAACGGTAAATATTACCCATAATTTTTTAGGTGATTTAGAAATTTATTTAATAGCGCCCAATAATCAAAGTGTGTTGCTGCAAAATCGTACATTAGGGCGGCGTACCGATTTACGAACAACTTACACAGTGCGATCGCACCCAGGACTCAGACAGCTACTATCCTTACCAGCAAAAGGACGTTGGCAATTGTGGGTCATCGACTACGCGTTACAAGATATAGGCAAACTCAATAGCTGGGCCTTAAATTTGGGAACTTATTGA
- a CDS encoding 1-acyl-sn-glycerol-3-phosphate acyltransferase: MMEFYSTENACQEKPVNTPAVTNPRVSYTTSRVSPWLSPLAYLLGRHFLLPLFFRRIKIIGQEHIPTTGPVILAPTHRARWDALLVPYVAVGCITGKHLRFMVAITECQGLQGWFVRRLGGFPVDIKHPSITTLRHGVELLQQKKTVVIFPEGGIYRDGEVHPLKQGIARLALAAESSQPGLGVKVVPISINYSQPYPKWGTDVCIQIGLPINAVDYTNGCVKKNAKHMTADLALSLQQLSHQESEIASQAFAEIPNS; the protein is encoded by the coding sequence ATGATGGAATTTTACTCTACTGAAAATGCCTGCCAGGAAAAACCAGTAAATACTCCAGCTGTAACAAATCCTAGGGTGTCTTATACTACGTCGCGGGTTTCTCCTTGGTTAAGCCCCTTGGCGTATCTATTAGGGCGTCACTTCCTTCTACCATTATTTTTTCGCCGCATTAAAATTATCGGACAAGAACATATCCCTACCACTGGTCCTGTGATCCTTGCGCCTACCCATCGGGCGCGTTGGGATGCCTTGCTGGTACCCTATGTGGCTGTAGGTTGTATCACAGGCAAACACCTGCGGTTTATGGTCGCAATTACTGAATGTCAAGGATTACAAGGCTGGTTTGTCCGACGTTTAGGGGGCTTTCCTGTAGATATTAAACATCCCTCAATTACCACTTTGCGCCACGGAGTTGAACTACTTCAGCAGAAAAAAACCGTGGTGATTTTTCCCGAAGGCGGGATTTATCGGGATGGTGAAGTTCACCCATTGAAGCAGGGAATTGCACGTCTGGCTTTGGCTGCTGAATCTAGTCAGCCAGGACTGGGAGTTAAAGTTGTACCTATCAGCATCAATTACAGCCAACCTTATCCAAAGTGGGGTACAGATGTTTGTATTCAGATTGGACTGCCAATCAATGCCGTAGATTACACGAATGGCTGTGTCAAAAAGAATGCCAAGCACATGACAGCTGATTTAGCCCTTAGTTTACAACAGTTAAGCCATCAAGAATCAGAAATCGCCAGTCAAGCATTTGCAGAAATTCCTAATTCTTAA
- the tadA gene encoding tRNA adenosine(34) deaminase TadA has translation MLIKDTQYLIHRQWMSRALELAQTAGEAGEIPVGAVIIDSSGNMVAEGENRKERDIDPTAHAEIIALRAGAKNLQSWRLHQCTLYVTLEPCPMCAGAIVQARLGLLVYGVDDTKTGAIRTVANIPDSAASNHSLQVIGGILESACRQQLQAWFATRRTKRI, from the coding sequence ATGTTAATTAAAGACACACAATATCTTATACATCGGCAATGGATGAGTCGCGCCCTAGAATTGGCACAAACAGCAGGTGAAGCTGGTGAAATCCCGGTAGGTGCTGTAATTATTGATTCGTCAGGTAATATGGTTGCCGAAGGTGAAAACCGCAAAGAACGAGACATAGATCCCACCGCTCATGCAGAAATTATCGCTCTTAGGGCAGGTGCTAAAAATTTACAGAGCTGGCGTCTTCATCAATGCACTTTGTATGTAACTTTAGAGCCATGCCCGATGTGTGCTGGTGCGATCGTACAAGCCCGCTTAGGTTTACTTGTCTATGGCGTAGATGATACAAAAACTGGTGCGATTCGTACGGTTGCAAATATTCCCGATAGTGCTGCTTCTAATCACAGTCTACAAGTCATCGGCGGCATTTTAGAATCGGCCTGTCGTCAGCAGCTGCAAGCTTGGTTTGCTACGCGGCGGACTAAGAGAATATAA
- the grxC gene encoding glutaredoxin 3, with protein MLDFFNPLLNRHPERVNANVEIYTWQTCPYCIRAKLLLWWKGVKFTEYKIDGDEAARAKMAERANERRTVPQIFINNQHVGGCDDLYLLDTKGQLDQLLAQASA; from the coding sequence ATGCTGGACTTTTTCAATCCCCTCTTAAATCGCCATCCAGAGCGAGTCAATGCCAACGTTGAAATCTACACTTGGCAAACTTGTCCTTATTGCATCCGCGCCAAGTTGCTGTTGTGGTGGAAAGGTGTCAAATTCACTGAATACAAAATCGACGGTGATGAAGCAGCCAGAGCGAAAATGGCTGAACGTGCTAACGAACGCCGCACCGTACCGCAGATTTTCATCAATAACCAACATGTCGGCGGCTGTGATGACCTTTATCTGTTAGATACGAAAGGTCAACTTGACCAGCTTTTAGCCCAAGCATCTGCTTAG
- a CDS encoding ferredoxin-thioredoxin reductase variable chain — protein sequence MKIGDRVRVKESIIVYHHPEHRSQAFDLKGTEGDVEAIVTQWQGRPVSANLPILVKFGKKFKAHLRQNELEISQPPITSLRVSEGL from the coding sequence ATGAAAATTGGCGATCGCGTCCGAGTTAAAGAGTCGATAATAGTTTACCATCATCCTGAACATCGCAGTCAGGCTTTTGACCTCAAAGGCACAGAAGGCGATGTTGAGGCTATTGTTACCCAATGGCAAGGTAGACCTGTAAGCGCTAACCTGCCGATTTTAGTCAAATTTGGTAAAAAATTTAAAGCCCATTTACGCCAAAATGAGCTAGAAATCAGTCAACCACCCATCACTTCCCTTCGGGTAAGTGAGGGCTTGTAA